Genomic window (Danio rerio strain Tuebingen ecotype United States chromosome 24, GRCz12tu, whole genome shotgun sequence):
tttttaattttatattgatttttatttgcttatttatttgattgttccTGTGGGGTTAGGCTCAGTAGTTTTACTAATGAGGGAAAAcgttttttcaattttatttttaatacagtgaAATTACTGAAACCTACGAGGCTGAGAGGGACAAAAGGGGGAATTTCAAATGCCAGTTAAGAGTTTTCTTCCCCTTGGGTTTCTATTGGGGTATGTGTAGTAATTTTTACATTTGGGAGcatgatctttaaaaaaaaaaaaaaaaaaatcctttttttttttttttaatacagtgaaATTACAAACATGCTAATTTTTAGAGCATttcaaaggctttttttttttttttttttaaatctctcaaGTTCCAAACTTAATTTGAGAACTAAAGGATTTGCATAACACTGGAATTGTTCATGCATTGTTGCAGGTTTTGGATGTATTTTGACCAAAAATTGTTCAACTCTTTTATCACCAATTAACTAAGTGGAAAGACAAACGTTTCCTTAAGCCTAAAGCTTAAAATGCTGCATTATTCAACCTATGCTTGGTTGCATTTCTTTCATTGCCCtactgttaaattaaaaaaaggtttttgattaatttatacatgcagttcaatccacttaagtcGTGATGTATTTAATACTCTTTCCGagtctcatttgaattgagaaaatattcatttatgaccactctttagtcatatcacacattaaagtaaaatCATGGTGTTCactacagtctctggacttgGATAAAATCACATTCTGGCTGTGGTTGAAAGTACcgttacttgcccaaaaatgttaaagtatctgttgtaactattactcaaagtatgagtaaaaaatagacctttcaaaagtactctaGTGAGTAGCCTATCAAGCTGGGACAGATTGAAgctttacatgtaatttgtgtaaaCATCATTCTGTGGTGCATTTAGTGATTGGtcaaggccatttcagtcatacTGCAAGCATTTGTCAACATCTCATCAGTGACCTTCAATTTAAACCAtctctgggtcattgcatgtAAAGTATCTTCTCTGGCACTTAATGCTCCCAAACAGTGTGCTGCATATCTTAGTCCTGCATGATACAATTTATATtccatgtgtgatttgattggacaggaatcgcaggactgatttttcaAATGTCTATAAaccagaaaaaataaagtagtgagtgcaggctgaaggaaaatagagtaaagtaccaatacagcacttaAAATGTACTCCAGGTAAAGTAGACGTTTTAAAAACTACTTGGTGAATTACAAtatctgagaaaaactactcccagtaatttgagtgtttgtaatttgttactttacagcACTGCTTTCTGGCCTTCTGATATCAGGTATGGATATGTATGTGATGATGATTTTCAAAAGTGTTCTatcactttgtaaatgtttattaatgttagtTGAGCCTCCGATTTTACAGTTTGATAAAGCACTTTGACCCGAAAGCTGCTTTGAGTTACGTCAGACTTTACaagcaaatgtaaaatattagaaCTCTAAAGCAgtagttctcaaactgtggtacatgggCTGCCTTCTTTTGGTGCGCAGAGTAATCCAATATGTCAGTgggtctcaaacttttttcattaagtaccacctcagaaaaaaagtctctccaagtaccaccaaaatgaacaatattgaaatacagtagcgtagtaggcccagtaaagcagctacaaccctgcacagttaaaaaaaatgtggcagattacctcagaaatataggctatatggcatattatatacttcatttttaataaattttgaaatatgtgtagcatgtacatgacatatttcattcctccacgtaccactagaaggaagcctgcgtaccacagtttgagaaccactgcaatatgtcatatgtacatgcaacatatatttcaaaatggatcatatatgaacatatagcctttatttatgaggtccaagcagcatttccagcctTTGATGAAAAGGATACTATAGGTttacactttacatttaagtacaggagatttttttttcactttaagcactttaaaaagcacattttaatttaaacattgccatgttattttgtttgttttacatataaACACAGCAGTGTtcatgttcaaactatttataaggtttaaataataaatattaataatagttattaatctgccacgtttttaaactgcagagttgtagctgcttaattaggcctactacactactgtatgtCAATACTGGtcatatggtggtacttggagggacaattgttttctgaggtggtacttgatgataaaagtttgagaaccactgctctaaagaaATGCATATGTCATGTAGCTGTTACTTTTTAACCTGTCTGGACAATCTTTGCTATGCAACCTAATGTGTCTAcatcagggatgtccaaacttgttcctggagggccggtctgCAGATTTTAActacaacttgcctcaacacacctgtatgGCTGTTTCTAGGATgcctggtaagagcttgattacctccggtgtgtctgattgtggctggaactaaactttgcaggacactggccctccagaaccgagtgcTCTAGATTCAAGAACTGAATGCTAATTCCTAATATGAGTTTATTATGCAGATCAAGTAGCAGATAATGAAGGCGCTTTTTCAGTGTGTCCactaatgcagtgtttctcaaccatgttcctggaggaccgccATCTATACACATTTTCCTTGTTTtcttaatcaaacacatctgattcagatcatcattagcaaagacctgtaatgggtctgacagataaaggagacatccaaaacatgcagtgctggtggtccttcagaaacatggttgagaaacactgcagtaATGCATCCTCTGATGTTAATAACAACTAGCAGTCAAATTCAATTCTGAAATGGCATATTCAGACGATCCGCttcaacacaaacacattcaagACCAGACATTTTGGACGGCTGATTTGACGTAGAAAACGTTTTACTTCCGAAGTTAGCATTAAACCATAAATTAACATCGCAGATGAAAAATAAAGTCTCCATTTTAGTTTGAGTcatgatgatggtttgtttttgacttcctcttcttcctcctcagaCAGCAGTCCTGATATATGATCATAGAGGTTTTTCTCCAGAGTCTGGTCTACCTCGGTCTCTTTCCTGAACACACACCACAGGAGGATACCCACTCCTAACAGGCTGATGGGGAGGACTTTCCACCAGGGCCGCTGGAAGTTGCTGCCCATGGATCGGTCCACGTTCCAGGTCCTGTGACTGGCGGGGCTGGTGGAGAACTTGATGGGTTTGTCTACTACTTCATCCTCATGTTCTGGAGATTTCCTGGACTTTGCGTGCAGCGCTGATGTTATGGACAGCATCCTTGTGGCACACGGCCTGCAGGTAATCAATACGGAGCATATTCATATTAAAGATgtgcttaaagggatagatcacaataattaagaTTTACTGTTTACtaggtggttccaaacctttgtgcGTTTCTTTATTGTGTCGCACactaatgaagatattttgaagacagctggaaaccggtaaccattgactttcattgcagAAAAAAacgaatactatggaagtcaaatcaatggtttacaacatttttaaaatgtctactttAGTGTTCAATAGACGGAAACTCAAAGGTTCGATACAAGTGAAGGGTGGGTAAATTATcacaatttttattattgttataatgagAGAACTATGCATTTAACTCCTGTGCATAAATCAATAGAAAATACATATTAGGTccataaaggacaaaataaaagtttctttATGAACATAAGTTCTCCTTTTTATCTACTAaacaattactttattatttaattaattttatcttaaactattttttttccacGTACAATTggaaatatacactcactggccactttattaggtacacctgtccaactgctcgtaagcgcaaatttctaatcagccaatgacatggcagcaactcaatgcatttaggcatgtagacatggtcaagacgatctgctgcagttcaaacagagcatcagaaagaggatttaagtgactttgaacgggttgttggtgccagccgggctggtctgagtatttcagaaactttgggtgccactcctgtcagctaagacattcggatggtcgggtcaaaatttggcattaacatcatgaaagcatagacctatcctgccttatatcaacagttcagactggtggtggtggtggtgtaagggtgtgggggatattttcttgccacactttgggcccattgagCATTGCGTCAACACCACAACCTAcaaagtattgttgctgatcatgtccatccctttatgaccacggtgtgcccatcttctgatggctacttccagcaggataaagcaccatgtcataaagtctgaatcatctcagactggtttcttgaacatgataatgagttcactgtactcaaatggcctccacagtcacgagaactcaatccaatagagcacctttggtatgtgatggaacgggagattcacatcatggatgtgaagccgacaaatctgcaggaactgcgtgatgctatcatgtcaatatggagcaaaatctctgagaaatatttccagtaccttgttgagtctacaccacgaaggattaaggcagttctgaaggcaaaagggcggccaacctggtactagtaaggtgtacctaataaagtggccagtgagtatatgtatattttgttaGTAAATGTCCACAAAGTTTCTAATCATTGGCTTTTCAAACAAgtaaatgtcttttaaaacaaaatgtgctgttttgcattttaataaatgtgtaaaataagTTACATAGAGgagatttattaaatattaacatttaaatgaacTCAAACCTTATGACAAAACGCATGCTGCTTGCGTTAACAATCATAATGAtcacaaaattaaatttaaattcccAAAAATAGGCACGAGATTATCTGTCAAAAAGGTCATTGATTAGGGAAAAATCAGTGTTCATCATGTAATAAATGTCTACCAAGGTCAGCAGAGGATTTAAAAGCCCATTAAAGAGCAATTTAACAAGAAAAATAAacctaacaaaaagaaatcagttcaattaacacatttacattacgtctcaattaatttaatgtttaaataatgtcaaataCAAAGCAACTTGGTTGCATAAACCGCATTGAGGTGATAGATGGTCAATTTCAAATCTCTACACAATCAGAAACTATTCACTTGCCTTAATTTCGCGTGTCTTCGGCTGGTAAAAGCATTATAAGCAAAGGAAAATCGTGATAAACGCGTGTAAACTTTTGACATCTTGAGGGTTTCTTCATAACGCGACTCACTTCAGGTCATGTAATGTGCGCCGCTGTAAACTCCGCCCGGAAGGAAAGCTACAACTCACTGAAATGTAGTTCCGCTTTGAAATTTAGACGCTTTAAAGAAAATAACTCGTCTGACCACTTCACATAAATTACATACCAGCatattaaatacacaaaacattATATTAACTATTTAAAACTCATCGTTTGAAGCGCATTCTAACTCTACGCTTGGTAATTTCAGGGACTACATATCCCAGAAGTCTGAGTATCAGCCTATCAGAGACGCAGATTGTGCATAACCATAGTAACGTCATCAAACGTGGTGCGAGTTCATTTTCATGGCGCTGTCCGTACACACGTGAATGTGAGAAGGCACTGGCAGATCTTCGTTTGATTTGTAAGTTATTCTAAGGCACATTTATGTTTAGCTCGCAGATATACGTTTAATACGTTTAACCAATGCGTTCAGTAGCTGTTTATAACACTTGAAATTGTTATTAAAGTCACAATCTAATGATTTCCTCACTAACATCACGTCATGAGCAGATatgtaaataatgtatatatattatatgtgatCTACTACGTGTTTCCAGCATTTAGATCTTGAAATCCAAATGAAAAAGAGCGATATATACAGTCAAGGCCGAAATTATCCCTTAATGTGCTGTTGAGGATATTTTCATCTACTCTGGGGTGAATTTTTGACTCCTAATTTGACCATAACTTTGTTTTTTAGTTAGCAGAATGTGTTTTGGTAACAAATGTGGTGAAATATTTAAAGAACTTAAATACACTCTGGGGAAATTGACTACCTTTTTGTTAAGttctggatgaaaacatccactgaatttaAACTGCTcattttttagaccagaacgcctatgggcgcacacatAAGGGCAAAAGCATCTGCTATTTAAAACGacacttgcgtcaagctgaaactagcaaacaacaattgctttGCGCCGCATTGCGCATAATTTCAGCCTTGACTGTACATATTAGTGCTTATCAACAGATTTTAGTCAACAGAGTGTGTAAGATATGTGGTAAAAGCTACATATATCTTACTAAATTGACTGAAGGGTCGTTTTCTTACTAAAACTatgcaaaatatttcaaatattttatttatttgtcatttccctgctgaaaaatcaagcttaaaccagcctaggatggttagctggttttagctaggtTTACGACCCCatattttagaggggttttggccatttcctggctggtttccagctatttacaggtcttagctggtcaggctgggaaatgaccagctaaaaccagcttgacccgcctagccaggctgggagcccagccaaaaccagctatgtccagcttaaaccaggctggtcaagctggttttagatggttttagctggtcactttccagcctgaccagctaataccaggctggaaatggctggaaaccagcctggaagtggcctaaacccctctaaaaccagcctggttgaccagctaaaaccagccaaccatactaggctggtttaagctggatttttcagcagggttggcaTTTAATACATTCATTAAATAATAGTACTAAATctcacttttagatttaaaagcatttgttacattttaataaattaactttGTAGTTACTATCTTATTctctacatttttaattatttaatgcctTTTATGCTGAATAAAATAATGCTGAAAAATAATTTAACTCGCATCCTATTCTTTTTCACCCAGATCTGTTGCAATGGATAAGAGTAAAGCCGACGAACCGCTGAAGAAAAAGAAAGTTAAAAGTGCACAGAAAGAGAAGACGAATAAGAGAAAGGCTGAGGATGAGGTGTGtgtatttactgacattttaTGTTTAGAAAACCTCTCATGTCATAGCACTCATGATAaagataaacattatttatttaaaaaccaaCCAAACCTATTCAAGTTAAAACCCTTCATAATGCATTTAATATATGCAATTAATTATTCACGATTTAAGCTAGAGCCTAATGTGGATATCTAAAGATTCTAAGTGATATTACTGTGTATTTTGAGACTTTTAATATGTCATTCAATTAATATCTTTATGAATATGGGCGTTTCACTGTtctgggttgcggccggaagggcatccactgcgtaaaacatatgcaggaatagttggtggtttattccggacaggtgacctctgatgaataagggactaagctaaaaggaaatgaatgaatatgtctgACATTATTTTTTACCATAAATAATAAGTACACTAAattacttttttgtgtgtgaagaTGTTATAATAGTCatgtttcacccacagtccaaagacatgcagtataggtgaattgggtaagctgaattgtctgtagtgtatgtgtgtaaatgagtttaTTGATGTTTcctggtgatgggttgcagctggaagggcattcgctgcataaaacatatgctgcataagttggcggttcattctgctgtggtgacccctatgctgtttttataaaaataagtgTATCTCACAAATGATTTGATGTAATCCGTCCAAATCAGTTGTATATAGTTTCAAAGTGttttatctgtgtttttttaCGTTGACAAGTTTAAAggtgacatttgtgttttttctgtatataggaaaaaatgtaaaaataataataataataataataattctatatatattttgtggTTTATTGCACTTTTAAGCTATTTAACTAGTTAATATGGTTGATGACATACACAAACTTCAAATTGGGGATGTAAGGATTTTTTGGATTTATGGCATTTGAAAATACTCAAAAGAATGACAGCTCAACATGTGAAAATACTAAGATATAACAACTGcataaatgataaattacatGAAGTTAAcccgaaaataaatgaaaaacactcAACAAATTATAATTTTGAGACTAGGCATGATCAAACTGTCTAAACTAGATGTCGAATTGGACATTCTAGGTTGACTCATTTGTATTTACTCAATAACGAAGTACCACCTAAATGTAACTACTGCCAGGCTGCTCCGACtattaaacatattttgttggaatgtggaagtttgaataggtatatatttataatttataaatttataatacATCATGTATAATTTTTATGTATATACATCTTTCCAAGAAATAGCCATaagtgcaacccaggctcattctgaaaacgtagtcccttGGACTTTTCTGGAGACTGCAATTATGTTGTCGGAGGTATGTATAGCTGCTAGGGTTGGggcgatagacgatgccatcgtccatcgccagtGGCCAATCAGCATCGCCGATCTTCCGCTCCGCCCCCATTGCAAACTTGCTCTCGAGAAATACACACtttggccctgtttacactaatacgtcttagtgttaaagaGGCAtattagaatgaaaatgatccacatccacaccgtgttttatctagcatttctgaacagagtgataatctcccggaaatcgcacgtctccctcccagtcctcaaatgaGTCACGCACCATTTTCACCCCTCACCACCGGATCCCTCCTTtactggctgaccgcttaccttcgtgtgaagggctttcccgctgcaaccggtttgttcagttagctcgttgtgtatgtcggcagacttgaaccgcagagaggagctgaccacgatgacgaccgggttcgagtccgggaaaGCGCCGTTTCAGTAatcaggtgagacaaaaacagaatccaaaaaataaactgaacaagtgcataacagggtgagaatgtggacACATCAGACAACATgttaaaaatcagacgagggcttttctttttctggacggcttttgtaaactgttggttgggtttagggaagcgtgtgggtgggtcaatcgttaaaattggttgggtttaatgaaagaggaaggtgggtcagtcagtTGGCCGGTCACACAGTCAATCAGACTAAGACTTCAGTCAGTCACAGACGGTCGCTCAACAGCCTCTGGTGGgattacgcgagaacagcgcgggcgcgaacggcactcgtgAAAGAcctttgagatgcgaaaaagagAATCtcatggatttgcgaaaacaaaagctgcaaaaatacgtacctccggGGAcatatttcacggtctccagaaatgtccacggggcctacgttttcagaatgagcctgggttgcataagttgctgatgtggcaataaatactAAGATATACCCTGGCAGTATCATTCTATGGCAGGTTAATAATGTgtctaagccgaaaaagaaaatgaatgctgtGAATTTACAGGATCTGGTGACGTTGCAGGAAGAcgaaacaaacagaaacatcacTGAAGAAAAAACGGAGAAAAAGCAGAAGAGGAGAAAGAAAAGCAAAGCCGAGGCGAGTATAAAGATAAAAGCATTAGTCTTCTTTTCATGTTTAATtccattcatctttatttatatagcgcttttacaatgtagattgtgtcagagcagcttaacatagaagttagggttagagcaaatccatcaatgcgcagctccacaagtgaagaaaaaaaacaacctagagagaaaccaggtcCTGTTGGGTataaccatttctcctctggccaaacttcctttgtggagctgcagtcttggcgcaggaggctggagaacgctggacgtccatcgtggagaaatGCTGGTGTTAGTAGGTCACCGGCTGGTCCACAGGTTCAATGCggagacttgtctgtcactgtgctctTACAGGAATCAGTCCTGTGCTttctactcctccatgaccaccacagcagctgttcaggatacggcctggtccaggattatagataccttggcatcattccaccacaggtcttggatcgcatcagtgGTGCGGCATAGTCTCtaggggcctcgggatgagtgtCCTCAAgtggaaatagagaacaaagaaaataattagcttagctgctgttcatagtgtatgtaaaCAAGATGCAAAAATGAAGTGTTGTAAATGAAAATAGAAGCTATAAAAACAAGCATTGGAGCgtttctaacaaaatgtctggtgcattaagacatTAGTCTGTCCTACAGGGGGTTTATCAACCCCACTCACATGCGTGAAGCACACTCATGCATCAAACTGTTATGCGATACTTTATGTGTATGCTtgactaaaaagataggtctttgatctagttttgaactgtgaAAGTGTGTGTTAGCCTTAGACAATATCAGGAAGTCTATTCctgtgtaggagccataaatgtgAAGGCTCGatctcctttagtagacttttctattctaggtactaccagaagccagagttttgagatcttaaaggcATTTCAATTTTCATGAAGGGATAATTCAGCCAAAAATCTGGTATTTAAAATTGAATCGGTGACTTTTTTTGTTATAAGTAGAACTTTAAAGATAATTTTGTGTAGCTTGGTCATTGCGagttttaaatatgaaatttttttcttcattaaacgTATAGaaacttttattatattatttatatttatactgtttcccagtcctgggttgcggccggaaggcacccactgcataaaacatatgtaggaatagttgggggttcattccactgtggcgacctctgaaaaataagggactaagctaaaggagaatgaatgagtaTTTCTgacattattttttcttcttattaataataacttCACTAAATTACTTTTTAGTGTGTGGCTTATAAATCATCAAGAAGATGTTGTCATAGTCACTTTTTACAGAGACAAAAATGTATTGCATTTGACTGCTGTGCAGGATCTGGTGACGTTGCAGGAAGacgaaacaaacacaaacaattctGAAGAGAAAACAGAGAAACAGCAGAAGAAGAGAAAGAAAAGCAAAACCAAGGTAAGTCAAATTAATGAATCATTTTTggttaaaagtattaatttttgTCATTGCTTTCTTTTCATTAATTGTTAGTTTTGCTAAAAATCTGGTATTTTAAATTTTATGGGCAACTTTTTTTGTGTAACTTAGCAATTGGAAGTTTTAAATATGGATATTTTGGTTCATCAAACGCAAGGAAACTTTTATTATAGAAAGGTGCactttaggcgaggcagtggcgcagtgggtagcacgttcgcctcacagcaagaaggtcgctggttcgaactaaattggctaaattgtccgtagtgtatgagagtgtgtgtgaatgtgtgtgtggatgtttcccagagatgggttgcggctggaagggcatccgctgcgtaaaaacttgctggataagttggcggttcattccgctgtggcgaccccagattaataaagtgactaagccgacaagaaaatgaatgaatgaatgaatgaatgaggggcACTTTATTGGAATtactaaaattaaaaccaaaaatgatgggggcttaatttggccacaactctctctgtttcagcaaatagaATGATTTTTCGGGACAAATCATATGTTGACATATATTTTGGAAACATGCTTTGAAAATGTTcgaaaactcaacaatacacttttTGACTTtcctttcgttatgttgggggctgtttttgccccattgacttccataataatggcattttttgattgcaaagccttgacaccatataatcatgcatgcttgattgttgctggtttttctGGTTGGGAAGAGGCAACATTTGTAATTTTTGCTGCTGaccatcagttgcagtgcaaaaacatTAGTTTCTGTCTTTTTGTAATATGGAGTTATTTAgataatgtgtgtttgtttgtgagagAGACATTATTTTGATATGTCTGATAAAAACTTGATAAGCTGCTCAGCTCTCAGAACGTAGTAAGTTTATTTGTGCGCACACACTATAACCTGCTGCTTTACtctagaactccatataaaagcctgAAGCTGTTTTTGCAAAGGCctgtctaaagggttaatgctgctaactaatgatcaacagtaaaaatctgacacatttgacctcttcccaacagggaaaaccaccgacaatcaagaatgcatgattatattctGTCATGGCAATCAAAaactgtgattataatggaagtcaatggggcaaaaacagccactaacataacgAAAGGGGAGTCAATTTGAATACGCAAGCGTTAATGATTCAGATAACTTGCATACAATAATCAATATTTGGGCGAAATAGTGGTTATTCAGCATAACATACTAAACATACATAATCTGATGTGTACTTATTAACatatattaaagtgaaatatttattcattactatattttaaatcatttaaatcttgcaaacaaacagaaaagaaTTGAAGGACCATGGCacagtaaaaatacacatttttgctGTACACAGTTTTACAGAACGACAGCTGTCTTTTGTAAGTCATGTTGTCATGTAACAGTCCTCAATATTTAATACACTATAATAATCTCaactgtttttaaaacatttctgtcTTAGAGTTCTGAAATTATGAAGCAACAAGAACCATCTGTAAAAGAGGAGCAGCAGGAGGAAAACGGGCCGGGTGAAGAGGAAGAATTGAGTCCTGAGGAGAGACGAGTGCTGGAGAGGAAGCTGAAGAAAATTCGCAAAAAGGAGGAGAAGAAGAAACTGAAGGAGGAAAGCAAAAGCGTAACGCCGGAAAACAACGTGGCAGAGAAACAGGCGCTGGAATACCTCACATGGTAAGACAAACTACTGTTTTTCTACATGTAGATGCTTTTTTATTCTACAATAGAGATTGCTTTAAGGGTTATTTCACCAAAAATTAAATTCTGATATTAATTACTGGCCCTCATCAAGTCTTTTCAAACCCTGGAGATTAGGGCTgtatattaggaaaaaaaaaacatgttatattttcttttctgcgacatgaatacaattttaccggATGATTTGtacagctctatttggaaagattccCTTAATTTAGATTGA
Coding sequences:
- the uqcc4 gene encoding ubiquinol-cytochrome c reductase complex assembly factor 4 (The RefSeq protein has 1 substitution compared to this genomic sequence), with the protein product MSKVYTRLSRFSFAYNAFTSRRHAKLRPCATRMLSITSALHAKSRKPPEHEDEVVDKPIKFSTSPASHRTWNVDRSMGSNFQRPWWKVLPISLLGVGILLWCVFRKETEVDQTLEKNLYDHISGLLSEEEEEEVKNKPSS
- the uqcc4 gene encoding ubiquinol-cytochrome c reductase complex assembly factor 4 isoform X1 codes for the protein MLSITSALHAKSRKSPEHEDEVVDKPIKFSTSPASHRTWNVDRSMGSNFQRPWWKVLPISLLGVGILLWCVFRKETEVDQTLEKNLYDHISGLLSEEEEEEVKNKPSS
- the zmp:0000000624 gene encoding uncharacterized protein C7orf50 homolog (The RefSeq protein has 8 substitutions compared to this genomic sequence), which produces MDKSKADEPLKKKKVKSAQKEKTNKRKAEDEDLVTLQEDETNRNVTEEKTEKKQKKRKKSKTEDLVTLQEDETNTNIPEEKTEKQQKKRKKSKTKSSEIMKQQEPSVKEEEQEENGPGEEEELSPEERRVLERKLKKIRKKEEKKKLKEESKSVTPENNVAEKQALEYLTCWSERREEWKFQKTRQTWLLQNMYDSVKVPDSHFDVLLSYLDGLRGSARDTTLQKAEVILRWDGQGEKEETQDAEKKQQRAKQIVQLL
- the zmp:0000000624 gene encoding protein cholesin isoform X1, whose amino-acid sequence is MDKSKADEPLKKKKVKSAQKEKTNKRKAEDEEDETNRNITEEKTEKKQKRRKKSKAEDLVTLQEDETNTNNSEEKTEKQQKKRKKSKTKSSEIMKQQEPSVKEEQQEENGPGEEEELSPEERRVLERKLKKIRKKEEKKKLKEESKSVTPENNVAEKQALEYLTCWSERREEWKFQKTRQTWLLQNMYDSVKVPDSHFDVLLSYLDGLRGSARDTTLQKAEVILRWDGQGEKEDTKDAEKKQQRAKQIVQLL